One window of the Crassaminicella thermophila genome contains the following:
- the ade gene encoding adenine deaminase, with protein MDVLHIKKAIEYRELVDVLMGGKGFADIVLCGGDVINVLTREAYKADVAIKGKYILMVGDASKLIDENTIVIDVRGKYISPGFIDSHMHFESSMLTITEFSRLSIPSGTTTLIADPHEIGNALGPIGIKAMAKEASTVVNHVHLVVPALTPDCPSLETAGYDITSKDMKELLNYQNVIGIGELQGFSNAKHVYKNTPEILDDLISSTTYARSIGKIVDGNAPELFGNELAAHIITTGGKCSCHETTTKEECVEKLRQGVYVFMREGSTQKNMAECIKAITEEGLDSRRCILATDDMVAEDLEKLGHMNEIVRRTIAQGVDPIEAIQMVTINPATYFGLEDRGDLSPGKLADIAIIGDLYQMNVEGVFIEGKLVAVSKKLLIDMPKYTYPNIVKNSVNREPLVEEELKIKADGQSAFVRCIELIPDQNLSGCLEFEMKVRNGEIEGDTQKDVLPIACIERYGRNGNIGKAFVKGFGLKSGAFAESVAHDTHNIIVVGTNTKDMLTAVNRVIDMGGGIAVAKNRKIIEELRLPVGGLITDELSGSEVSSKVAKLEEIVKEELGCTVHAPFMHLSFLALSTSPKWKITDKGLIDVNNFKVLETVK; from the coding sequence TTGGATGTCCTTCATATAAAAAAGGCCATAGAATATAGGGAATTAGTAGATGTATTGATGGGTGGTAAAGGGTTTGCTGATATTGTTCTTTGTGGTGGAGATGTAATAAATGTATTAACTAGGGAAGCTTACAAGGCTGATGTAGCGATAAAAGGAAAATATATTTTAATGGTTGGAGATGCATCAAAATTAATTGATGAAAATACTATTGTTATAGATGTTAGAGGAAAATATATTTCTCCAGGATTCATAGATTCTCATATGCATTTTGAAAGCAGCATGCTAACTATTACAGAGTTTTCTAGATTGTCTATTCCATCAGGAACAACTACTTTAATAGCAGATCCTCATGAGATCGGAAATGCACTCGGACCTATTGGAATAAAAGCTATGGCAAAAGAAGCAAGTACAGTTGTAAATCATGTTCATTTGGTTGTACCTGCATTAACACCAGATTGTCCAAGTTTAGAAACAGCAGGATATGACATTACATCAAAGGATATGAAAGAATTATTAAATTATCAAAATGTAATTGGTATTGGAGAATTACAAGGATTTAGTAATGCAAAACATGTATACAAGAACACACCAGAAATTTTGGATGATTTGATTTCATCTACTACGTATGCAAGAAGTATTGGAAAAATTGTAGATGGAAATGCACCTGAGCTGTTTGGAAATGAACTAGCTGCACATATAATTACAACAGGAGGAAAATGCTCTTGTCATGAAACAACGACTAAGGAAGAATGTGTAGAAAAATTAAGGCAAGGCGTTTATGTATTTATGAGAGAAGGCTCTACTCAGAAAAATATGGCTGAGTGTATTAAGGCTATAACGGAAGAGGGACTAGATTCTAGAAGATGTATTTTGGCAACAGATGATATGGTAGCTGAAGATTTAGAAAAGCTAGGACATATGAATGAAATTGTAAGAAGAACAATAGCTCAAGGGGTAGATCCAATCGAAGCTATTCAGATGGTAACAATTAATCCTGCGACTTATTTTGGATTAGAAGATAGAGGAGATTTATCCCCAGGAAAACTTGCTGATATAGCTATTATTGGCGATTTATATCAGATGAATGTAGAAGGGGTATTCATTGAAGGAAAACTAGTTGCTGTTTCAAAAAAACTACTAATAGATATGCCTAAATATACATATCCAAATATTGTTAAAAATTCTGTAAATAGAGAACCTTTAGTAGAGGAAGAACTAAAAATAAAAGCAGATGGACAAAGTGCTTTTGTAAGATGTATAGAATTAATTCCAGATCAGAATCTTTCAGGATGCTTAGAATTTGAGATGAAGGTAAGAAATGGGGAGATAGAAGGGGATACACAGAAAGATGTTCTGCCAATTGCATGTATAGAAAGGTACGGAAGAAATGGAAATATAGGAAAAGCTTTTGTAAAAGGATTTGGACTAAAATCTGGAGCTTTTGCAGAGAGTGTAGCTCATGATACTCATAATATTATTGTAGTAGGAACTAATACAAAGGATATGCTAACGGCTGTTAATCGTGTGATTGATATGGGTGGAGGCATAGCTGTAGCGAAGAATAGAAAAATTATAGAAGAATTAAGGCTTCCAGTAGGAGGTTTGATTACGGATGAATTATCAGGTAGTGAGGTAAGCAGTAAAGTTGCAAAGTTAGAAGAAATAGTAAAAGAAGAATTAGGTTGTACGGTGCATGCACCTTTTATGCATCTGTCTTTCTTAGCATTATCTACTAGTCCAAAATGGAAGATTACAGATAAGGGGCTTATAGATGTAAATAATTTTAAGGTTTTAGAAACAGTTAAATAA
- a CDS encoding cysteine hydrolase family protein, whose product MPRHAILVIDMLNDFIGEKAPLRCPGGDEIVPNLKKLFDWVRKREDDNIHLIHIQEAHRKNDADFRVRPVHAVKGTWGSDFIKELYPKEGEYIVPKRRHSGFAYTDLDLYLREENIDTVVVTGVWTNVCVRSTASDALYHAYKVITLSDGCASKTEEMHEYGLKDLSLFTKVMSIDEYIKAWEMGEDPWIGGGDKENKVK is encoded by the coding sequence ATGCCAAGACATGCTATTTTGGTAATAGATATGTTGAATGATTTTATAGGAGAGAAAGCACCACTAAGATGTCCAGGAGGAGATGAGATTGTTCCTAATCTTAAAAAATTATTTGATTGGGTTAGAAAAAGAGAAGATGACAATATTCATTTGATACATATTCAAGAAGCTCATAGAAAAAATGATGCAGATTTTAGAGTAAGACCAGTTCATGCAGTAAAGGGAACCTGGGGATCAGATTTTATTAAAGAGCTTTATCCGAAAGAAGGAGAGTATATTGTACCAAAAAGAAGACATAGTGGGTTTGCTTATACTGATTTAGATTTGTATTTGAGAGAAGAAAATATAGATACAGTTGTTGTAACTGGTGTTTGGACAAATGTTTGTGTAAGAAGTACTGCTTCAGATGCTTTGTATCACGCATATAAAGTAATAACTTTAAGTGATGGATGTGCTTCTAAAACAGAAGAAATGCATGAGTATGGATTAAAAGATTTGAGTTTATTTACAAAGGTTATGAGCATTGATGAATACATAAAGGCATGGGAGATGGGAGAAGACCCATGGATTGGTGGAGGAGACAAAGAGAACAAAGTTAAATAA
- a CDS encoding UbiX family flavin prenyltransferase, which produces MRLTVAITGGSCAIYGIALLKALEQLGVETHLVVSRMGEYVVKHECDMEIETLKTFATAYHENDNLAAPIASGTFESDGMIIAPCSMNTLAAIANGISTNLIARAADVTIKEGRKLIILPRETPLSVIHLENMLKLAKMGVKIIPAAPGFYHQPQTIGDLVNIMVGKILDQIGIKHNLARRWGE; this is translated from the coding sequence ATGAGATTAACTGTGGCAATAACAGGTGGTAGCTGTGCAATTTATGGAATTGCTTTGCTTAAGGCTCTAGAGCAGCTAGGTGTGGAAACACACCTAGTTGTATCAAGAATGGGTGAATATGTAGTAAAGCATGAGTGTGATATGGAAATTGAAACATTAAAAACATTTGCTACTGCTTATCATGAGAATGATAATCTGGCTGCGCCTATTGCCAGTGGCACATTTGAATCAGATGGAATGATTATTGCTCCATGCTCTATGAATACTTTAGCAGCTATTGCCAATGGCATATCAACAAATCTTATTGCAAGGGCAGCAGATGTAACTATAAAAGAGGGAAGGAAACTGATTATCCTACCAAGGGAGACTCCTTTGAGTGTCATACATTTAGAAAATATGCTAAAGCTTGCTAAAATGGGTGTAAAAATTATACCAGCTGCTCCAGGGTTTTACCATCAACCTCAAACAATAGGTGATTTAGTAAATATCATGGTAGGAAAAATATTAGATCAGATAGGAATAAAACACAATTTGGCTAGAAGGTGGGGAGAATAA
- a CDS encoding 5'-deoxyadenosine deaminase has product MPERTLIIKNGTIVTMNKKREYIKADIFIKDDRIIDIRPNLEANAEKVIDADGMIIIPGLIQTHIHLTQSLFKGQADDLELLDWLKKKIWPLEAVHTYESNYISAKLGIAELIKGGTTSIIDMETVNHTEAAFEAVLGSGIRAHMGKCMMDYGKDLPDSLMEDTQNSIKESIRILKKWHQKGNGRIQYAFAPRFVVSCSEELLLKVKDLAEEYGVMVHTHASENQSEIALVQKDRKMRNIAYLHKLGLTGENLILAHCIWLDEEEMNILADTGTKVSHCPNSNLKLASGIAKIPELLKMGVNVSMGADGAPCNNNLDIFGEMRSAALIHKARLLDPTTMSAHTVFEMATIEGAKAMGLESEIGSIEKGKKADLAILNLKNIHNAPYENVDIISQLVYSASSKDVMTTIVDGNILMENRQLKTIDEDAVISESNRILKEQLKKIKIL; this is encoded by the coding sequence ATGCCAGAAAGAACTTTAATCATTAAAAATGGAACGATAGTAACAATGAATAAAAAAAGAGAGTATATAAAAGCTGATATATTTATAAAGGATGATCGTATCATAGATATTAGACCAAATTTAGAAGCTAATGCAGAAAAAGTAATAGATGCAGATGGAATGATTATTATTCCAGGGCTTATTCAGACACATATTCATTTAACTCAAAGTTTATTTAAAGGGCAAGCAGATGATTTGGAATTACTAGATTGGCTAAAAAAGAAAATATGGCCATTAGAGGCTGTTCATACGTATGAATCTAATTATATTTCAGCAAAGCTTGGGATTGCAGAGCTAATAAAAGGAGGAACGACTTCCATTATAGATATGGAAACAGTAAATCATACGGAAGCTGCTTTTGAAGCTGTTTTAGGATCTGGAATAAGGGCTCATATGGGTAAATGCATGATGGATTATGGTAAAGATTTACCTGATTCTTTAATGGAAGATACACAAAATTCTATTAAAGAAAGTATAAGGATATTAAAAAAATGGCACCAAAAAGGAAATGGAAGGATTCAATATGCATTTGCACCTAGATTTGTTGTTTCATGTTCAGAAGAGTTGCTTTTAAAGGTAAAGGATTTGGCTGAGGAATATGGGGTTATGGTACATACTCATGCATCTGAAAATCAAAGTGAAATTGCACTAGTTCAAAAGGATAGAAAGATGAGAAATATTGCTTATCTTCATAAATTAGGATTAACAGGAGAAAATTTGATTTTGGCTCATTGTATTTGGTTAGATGAAGAAGAAATGAATATTTTAGCAGATACAGGAACAAAAGTATCCCATTGTCCTAACTCTAATTTGAAGCTGGCTTCTGGTATTGCAAAAATACCTGAATTGTTGAAAATGGGTGTTAATGTGTCTATGGGTGCAGATGGAGCACCTTGTAATAACAACCTAGACATTTTTGGTGAAATGAGAAGTGCTGCTTTGATACATAAAGCAAGATTGCTTGACCCTACAACTATGTCTGCTCATACGGTATTTGAAATGGCAACAATAGAGGGAGCAAAAGCAATGGGACTAGAAAGCGAGATTGGTAGTATTGAAAAAGGGAAAAAGGCAGACTTAGCTATTTTAAACTTGAAAAATATACACAATGCACCTTATGAAAATGTAGATATAATATCACAACTAGTTTATTCAGCATCTAGTAAAGATGTTATGACGACTATTGTAGATGGAAATATTTTAATGGAAAATCGACAACTAAAAACTATTGATGAAGATGCTGTAATAAGTGAAAGCAATAGGATATTAAAGGAACAGTTAAAGAAAATAAAAATCCTTTAG
- a CDS encoding NCS2 family permease, which translates to MNAFLEKTFKLRENKTDVKTEIMAGITTFMTMAYIIIVNPLFLSETGMDKGALFTSTCIAAAFATLIMAFYANYPFALAPGMGLNAFFAFTVVLGMKYSWQFALTAVFIEGIIFIILTFFNVREAIINSMPMNIKHAVSVGIGLFIAFIGLANAGIVVSNEATKVALGNMGDPKVVLALIGLLITGILLAKNVKGALLIGIVITTIIGLPLGVTPKPSGIISAPPSIAPIFFKLDFSKIFTLDMVVIMFTFLFVDLFDTLGTLVGVASKADMLDKEGKLPRAKQALFADAVGTTFGAILGTSTVTTYVESAAGVAEGGRTGLTALTTGIFFILALLFSPILTIVPGAATAPALILVGLFMMSPIKKINLDDFTEAIPAFLTIIMMPLTYSIAEGIVFGILSYVFLKVLTGRTKEVSIPLYILAVLFILKFAM; encoded by the coding sequence ATGAATGCATTTTTAGAGAAAACCTTTAAACTTAGGGAAAATAAAACAGATGTAAAAACAGAAATTATGGCAGGGATTACTACTTTTATGACAATGGCTTACATTATAATTGTAAATCCACTTTTTTTAAGTGAGACAGGGATGGATAAAGGAGCGTTATTTACTTCTACTTGTATAGCAGCAGCTTTTGCTACATTGATTATGGCGTTTTATGCAAATTATCCTTTTGCATTAGCTCCTGGGATGGGACTAAATGCGTTCTTTGCATTTACAGTAGTATTAGGAATGAAATATTCATGGCAATTCGCTTTAACGGCGGTTTTTATAGAGGGGATAATTTTCATTATATTAACATTTTTTAACGTTCGAGAAGCTATTATCAATAGTATGCCTATGAATATAAAGCATGCTGTTAGTGTAGGAATCGGCTTATTTATAGCTTTTATAGGCTTAGCTAATGCAGGAATTGTTGTATCTAATGAAGCAACAAAGGTTGCATTAGGGAATATGGGAGATCCTAAGGTAGTGCTTGCGCTTATTGGTTTACTTATTACTGGAATTTTACTAGCTAAAAATGTAAAAGGAGCTCTTTTAATAGGCATTGTAATAACAACTATTATTGGGTTACCTTTAGGTGTTACACCAAAGCCTTCAGGAATTATAAGTGCACCACCATCAATAGCTCCAATATTTTTTAAGCTTGATTTTTCAAAAATATTCACTCTTGATATGGTTGTAATAATGTTTACGTTTTTATTTGTAGACCTATTTGATACATTAGGTACATTAGTTGGGGTAGCATCTAAAGCTGATATGCTAGATAAAGAAGGAAAACTTCCAAGAGCTAAGCAGGCATTATTTGCTGATGCAGTAGGAACTACGTTTGGAGCAATATTAGGAACAAGTACAGTTACAACATATGTAGAAAGTGCAGCAGGTGTTGCAGAGGGAGGAAGAACTGGTCTTACAGCTTTGACAACAGGAATATTCTTTATTCTTGCATTATTATTTTCACCTATTCTCACAATAGTACCAGGTGCGGCAACAGCTCCTGCTTTAATTCTAGTAGGTTTGTTTATGATGTCACCTATTAAGAAAATCAATTTAGATGATTTTACAGAAGCGATTCCTGCATTTTTGACTATTATTATGATGCCTTTGACTTATAGTATTGCAGAAGGAATTGTATTTGGTATATTATCTTATGTTTTCTTAAAGGTATTGACAGGAAGAACAAAAGAAGTATCTATTCCACTTTATATATTAGCTGTATTGTTTATATTAAAGTTTGCAATGTAG
- a CDS encoding BMC domain-containing protein, whose translation MKEALGIFEIRSLVAAIEAADCMVKAADVKLVDFNFVGSGVISVMVRGEVAAVKAAIDSAKESIGDMAEIISMNVIPRPHDEVEKIL comes from the coding sequence ATGAAGGAAGCCTTAGGAATCTTTGAAATAAGAAGTTTGGTAGCAGCTATTGAAGCTGCTGATTGTATGGTAAAAGCAGCAGATGTAAAGCTTGTTGACTTTAATTTTGTAGGATCAGGGGTTATATCTGTTATGGTGAGAGGAGAAGTGGCAGCTGTAAAGGCGGCTATTGATAGTGCAAAGGAATCAATAGGAGATATGGCAGAAATTATTTCAATGAATGTGATTCCAAGACCGCATGATGAAGTAGAAAAAATATTATAA
- a CDS encoding EutN/CcmL family microcompartment protein — translation MQIGRILGNVVATRKDERLTGYKLMIIQCLDEQKNPQGCPIIAVDTVGAGIGELVLFTKGTSARFAANKTQSPIDAAIIGIIDNIDVYKELPCKEQQ, via the coding sequence ATGCAAATTGGAAGAATTTTAGGAAATGTTGTAGCAACTAGAAAGGATGAAAGGCTTACAGGATATAAATTGATGATTATACAATGTTTAGATGAACAAAAAAATCCACAAGGTTGCCCAATTATTGCAGTTGATACAGTAGGTGCTGGGATTGGGGAATTGGTTTTATTTACAAAGGGAACATCTGCTAGATTTGCTGCAAATAAAACACAATCTCCAATTGATGCAGCTATTATAGGAATTATTGATAATATCGATGTATACAAGGAACTTCCTTGTAAAGAACAACAGTAA
- a CDS encoding BMC domain-containing protein, giving the protein MGQALGMIETKGLVGAVEAADAMVKAANVNIVGYEKIGFGLVTVMVRGDVGAVKAATDAGAEAARNVGELHSVHVIPRPHLEVERVILKGE; this is encoded by the coding sequence ATGGGTCAGGCATTAGGTATGATTGAAACGAAAGGGTTAGTAGGAGCAGTTGAGGCAGCTGATGCAATGGTAAAGGCTGCAAATGTAAATATTGTAGGATATGAAAAAATAGGGTTTGGCTTGGTTACAGTTATGGTAAGAGGTGATGTAGGAGCTGTAAAAGCTGCAACAGATGCTGGAGCAGAGGCAGCAAGAAATGTTGGAGAATTACATTCAGTACATGTTATACCAAGACCGCATTTGGAAGTTGAACGAGTGATTTTAAAAGGAGAATAA
- a CDS encoding dihydroorotase, protein MKIDVIIKNAKIPQGDDTVQTNILVSDEKIVGFVNDIKGIEADEVIDAEGHLTIPGCFDSHTHFMDPGFTHRENFLTGTSSAAAGGITTIMDMPCCSKPSVRSVVELEQKLDAIKDKAIVDFALWGGVTGEDIREGQTHHVLEQAEYGVCGFKVYMTPSVPTYERVTDPEMLEAFKVIAKTGLPVGIHAENYAMCDYYVKDFQRKGRMDGPAWAEARLALAEKVAIELGISFAESTGARLHIVHMSTGIGAKLVREAKKRGLDVTAEVTPHYLTLNYQEAMTEHKQFAKIAPPLRTKKDNEELWEGLQNGSVDFVATDHAPYEIATEKEGEGLNIWTAFPGIPGVETMVPILVSEGYNKGRLSLSRLVEVLSTNAAKHYGLYPKKGAMQIGSDADFTIIDLDKEWTIDQKKTYSMAKYNPLHGLKLKGKPVKTVVRGKLVYDEKVGVIGKEGYGKFVKRQSIQKLDKVIKYL, encoded by the coding sequence ATGAAAATAGATGTGATTATTAAAAATGCGAAAATACCTCAAGGAGATGATACTGTACAAACAAATATTTTGGTTTCAGATGAAAAAATAGTTGGATTTGTAAATGATATTAAAGGAATTGAAGCAGATGAGGTAATTGATGCAGAAGGACATTTGACAATTCCGGGATGTTTTGATTCTCATACGCATTTTATGGATCCAGGATTTACCCATAGAGAAAACTTTCTTACAGGAACATCTTCAGCGGCTGCTGGCGGTATTACTACAATAATGGATATGCCTTGTTGTTCAAAACCTTCTGTTAGAAGTGTTGTTGAGTTAGAACAAAAATTAGATGCAATAAAAGATAAAGCTATTGTTGACTTTGCTCTTTGGGGAGGGGTTACTGGAGAAGATATAAGAGAAGGACAAACACATCATGTATTAGAGCAAGCAGAATATGGGGTATGTGGTTTTAAAGTATATATGACACCTTCTGTACCAACTTATGAAAGGGTTACAGATCCAGAAATGCTAGAGGCGTTTAAGGTAATAGCAAAAACAGGATTGCCTGTTGGAATTCATGCTGAAAATTATGCAATGTGCGACTATTATGTAAAGGATTTTCAAAGAAAAGGAAGAATGGATGGACCTGCTTGGGCTGAAGCTAGATTAGCGTTAGCTGAGAAGGTTGCTATAGAATTAGGCATTAGTTTTGCAGAATCAACTGGTGCAAGATTACATATTGTTCATATGAGTACAGGCATTGGAGCAAAATTAGTTAGAGAGGCTAAAAAAAGAGGTTTGGATGTAACAGCAGAGGTAACCCCTCATTATCTGACACTAAATTATCAAGAAGCGATGACAGAACATAAGCAGTTTGCAAAAATAGCACCTCCTCTTCGAACAAAGAAAGATAATGAAGAGCTTTGGGAAGGACTTCAAAATGGAAGTGTAGATTTTGTTGCTACAGACCATGCTCCTTATGAAATAGCAACAGAAAAAGAAGGAGAAGGGTTAAATATTTGGACAGCATTTCCTGGTATACCTGGAGTTGAGACAATGGTACCTATTTTGGTGAGTGAAGGGTATAACAAAGGAAGACTTTCTCTTAGTAGGTTAGTAGAAGTACTTAGTACAAATGCAGCAAAACATTATGGATTATATCCTAAAAAAGGAGCAATGCAAATAGGTTCTGATGCAGATTTTACAATTATTGATCTTGATAAAGAGTGGACAATTGATCAGAAGAAAACTTATTCAATGGCAAAATATAATCCTTTGCATGGCTTGAAATTAAAAGGAAAACCAGTAAAAACAGTTGTTCGTGGTAAGCTTGTATATGATGAAAAAGTAGGGGTTATTGGAAAAGAAGGTTATGGAAAATTCGTTAAGCGTCAAAGTATTCAAAAGCTAGATAAGGTTATTAAATATTTATAG
- the ftcD gene encoding glutamate formimidoyltransferase — translation MKDKKYVLAVPNFSDGRRKEVIEEIVDEVRNVENVTLVSYEPEYDFNRTVVTLIGEPEPLKRALINMAGKSYELINMEEQKGTHPRIGAQDTIPLFPFKNITLDECRELAEEIGSEIFEKYEVPIYFSGVNARNEKRKALSFIRKGQYEGLKLVAHTDERKPDIGPNALHPTAGATIVSADTEGLTAYNVFLNTEDIEIAKKIAKGVRGPSGGFSTIRAVGIKFPEREGVVVSMNMFDCQKTPLYRAFNFVKQEAARYGVAVTGSEIVGPVKLDYLLNSLEYFLGLENLKKEQILETHLMK, via the coding sequence ATGAAGGATAAAAAGTATGTATTAGCTGTTCCTAATTTTAGTGATGGAAGAAGAAAAGAAGTTATTGAAGAAATTGTTGATGAGGTTAGAAATGTAGAAAATGTTACTTTGGTTAGTTATGAACCAGAATATGATTTTAATAGAACTGTTGTGACTCTTATAGGAGAGCCTGAACCTCTAAAAAGAGCATTAATTAATATGGCAGGAAAAAGCTATGAATTAATTAACATGGAAGAACAAAAGGGAACTCATCCACGAATTGGTGCACAGGATACGATTCCACTATTTCCATTTAAAAATATTACATTGGATGAATGTAGAGAATTAGCAGAAGAAATAGGTAGTGAAATTTTTGAAAAATATGAAGTTCCTATTTACTTTTCAGGAGTTAATGCAAGAAATGAAAAAAGAAAAGCTCTATCATTTATTAGAAAAGGACAGTATGAAGGATTGAAACTTGTAGCTCATACAGATGAAAGAAAGCCAGATATAGGTCCAAACGCATTACATCCAACAGCTGGAGCAACAATTGTTAGTGCAGATACAGAAGGACTTACTGCATATAATGTATTTTTAAATACAGAAGATATAGAGATTGCAAAAAAAATTGCAAAAGGGGTTAGAGGACCAAGTGGAGGTTTTTCTACAATTCGAGCTGTGGGAATCAAATTCCCTGAAAGGGAAGGGGTAGTAGTATCTATGAATATGTTTGATTGTCAAAAAACACCACTTTACAGAGCATTTAATTTTGTAAAGCAGGAAGCAGCTCGATATGGTGTTGCTGTTACAGGATCAGAAATTGTAGGACCTGTTAAATTAGATTATTTACTTAATTCATTAGAATACTTCTTAGGGCTTGAAAACCTTAAGAAAGAACAAATACTAGAAACGCATTTAATGAAATAA
- a CDS encoding BMC domain-containing protein, translating to MGAALGLIETVGLGAAITALDAASKAADITIIGYERIIGAGKSVSVTVQIAGEVAAVQAAIDSGVMAAERVGKVLSYRVIPRPHDEVDKFIHQFSKNLKNNNNDDKKEE from the coding sequence ATGGGTGCAGCTTTAGGGTTAATTGAAACAGTTGGATTAGGTGCAGCAATAACTGCATTAGATGCAGCTTCTAAAGCAGCAGATATAACTATTATAGGATATGAAAGAATTATTGGAGCAGGAAAATCTGTAAGTGTTACAGTACAAATAGCTGGAGAAGTAGCAGCAGTACAGGCTGCTATTGATTCAGGAGTAATGGCTGCAGAGAGAGTTGGAAAAGTTTTATCTTATAGGGTCATTCCTAGACCTCATGATGAAGTTGATAAATTTATTCATCAATTTAGTAAAAATCTAAAAAATAATAATAATGATGATAAAAAGGAGGAATAG
- a CDS encoding UbiD family decarboxylase, which translates to MEKQMLRACIEKLKRNGKLIECHVPVDPKFELGAVLKYYKNEKPILFHKVKGYNIPVVGAIFGNRDIYYEMLGISHEERIFKIADAISNPKPVRLLNYGPVMENIIKRNIDITKMFPVPTFHEKDSSSFITAGMLVIKDPETGKRYISIRRFQINGSNKMSILIASPLLKGQLERLEAKNQPLEVAVVLGYDYSLLLASQISSETYGIDKYEIDSALRGEPIELVKCHTCDLEVPAYAEIVFEGVIPPHKREEEGPFGELMGYYGEKGMHPIIEIKAIMHRNNPVFQTAFPCREEHLSNGLIREVETYSNLKKLVDVKDVNITVGGGCRFHAVIAINKRAEGDGKSAIIGALSSSNDLKHVVVTDDDIDIFDMDDVELAIATRFQASKDLVRIKGALGSGLDPSHRIDGLTDKLGIDATKPLGEKGKRFDKGSIPGFENIDICKYFPRRKL; encoded by the coding sequence ATGGAGAAGCAAATGCTTAGAGCTTGCATAGAAAAACTAAAAAGAAATGGGAAATTGATTGAGTGTCATGTGCCTGTTGATCCTAAGTTTGAGTTAGGTGCTGTTCTTAAATATTACAAAAATGAAAAGCCGATATTGTTTCACAAAGTAAAAGGTTACAATATCCCAGTAGTAGGAGCGATTTTTGGCAATAGAGATATCTATTATGAAATGCTTGGAATTAGTCATGAAGAACGGATTTTTAAGATTGCAGATGCCATTTCAAATCCAAAACCTGTAAGATTATTAAATTATGGGCCGGTGATGGAAAATATTATTAAAAGGAATATTGATATTACTAAAATGTTTCCTGTACCTACTTTTCATGAAAAGGATTCATCAAGCTTTATTACAGCAGGAATGTTAGTAATAAAGGATCCTGAAACAGGAAAAAGATATATTTCTATTAGAAGATTTCAGATAAATGGCAGTAATAAAATGAGTATTTTGATTGCTTCTCCTTTGCTAAAAGGACAATTAGAAAGATTAGAAGCTAAAAATCAACCTTTAGAGGTAGCTGTTGTATTAGGATATGATTATTCATTATTGTTAGCATCTCAGATAAGCAGTGAGACATATGGTATAGACAAATATGAAATAGATAGTGCACTAAGGGGAGAACCTATAGAATTAGTGAAATGCCATACATGTGATTTGGAAGTGCCTGCATATGCTGAGATTGTATTTGAAGGAGTTATACCTCCTCATAAAAGGGAAGAGGAGGGGCCTTTTGGAGAACTTATGGGATATTATGGAGAAAAAGGAATGCATCCGATCATAGAAATAAAAGCAATTATGCATAGAAATAATCCCGTTTTTCAAACAGCTTTTCCATGTAGAGAAGAACATTTATCTAATGGGCTAATAAGAGAAGTAGAAACTTATAGTAATTTAAAAAAACTAGTGGATGTAAAAGATGTGAATATAACTGTTGGAGGAGGATGCAGATTCCATGCAGTTATTGCTATTAATAAAAGGGCTGAAGGAGATGGGAAAAGTGCAATAATCGGTGCTTTAAGCAGTAGCAACGATTTAAAGCATGTGGTTGTTACAGATGATGATATAGATATTTTTGATATGGATGATGTAGAATTAGCTATTGCTACAAGGTTTCAGGCTTCAAAGGATTTAGTTAGGATTAAAGGTGCATTAGGATCAGGTTTAGATCCTTCTCATCGTATAGATGGGCTTACAGATAAGTTAGGGATAGATGCAACAAAACCTTTGGGAGAAAAAGGAAAAAGGTTTGACAAAGGTAGTATTCCTGGATTTGAAAATATAGACATATGTAAATATTTTCCACGTAGGAAATTGTAG